The Chrysiogenia bacterium nucleotide sequence CACACTTGCCAAAACGCCGTCTTCCGTGTTTGCTCCATCCCTGACTGACAGGTAGCGAGGAGCCACCATGGATCTCTCCGACAAGACCATTGCCATCACGGGAATTGGCGGTTTCATCGGCCTGCGCATGGCCGAGCGCGCGATCGAGCGCGGCATGAGCGTGAAGGGCCTCGACCTCTCGCCCGAGGCGGCGCGGCGCGCCCGCGCGCTGGGCGCCGATGTGATCGTCGGCAGCGTCAACGATGGAAAGCGCGTCGCCCGGATGTGCGCCGATGCCGACGTCGTCTTTCACACCGCCGCCGTGGTCGAGGAAGGCGGCTCGATGGAGCTCTTCCGCAAGGTCAACGTCGAAGGCACGCGCACCGTCGCGGCCGCCGCGCTCGAAGCCGATGCGATGCGCTTCGTGCACCTGTCATCGGTCATGGTCTACGGCTTCAAGTTCCCGCCCTACGTGACCGAGGAAGGCCCGCTTCGCGGGGAGAACAATCCCTACTGCCAGACAAAGATCGAGAGCGAAGCGGCCGCGATGGAATATCACAAGCCCGGCCACATGGAAGTCATCATCATTCGCCCGGGCGACGTCTACGGCCCGGGCTCGGCGCCCTGGGTGTTGCGTCCGCTCCAGATGATGAAGGCCGGTCAGTTCGCCCTCTTCGACGGCGGACGCGGCACCATGAATCACGTCTACGTGGACAACCTGCTCGACGGGATTTTCCTGGCCCTTGAAAAGGACGCCACCGGCGAGCCCTTCAACCTCACCGACGGCTGCGATACTTCGTGGGCTGAATACTTCGGGTATCTCTCACGCATGGCCGGCCGTAAGAAGCTGCGTTCGATTCCCTCGAAGATTGCGCGCCCGGCCTTCGAGATGATCGAGAAAGTTTTCGGTGCGCTCGGGAAGAAAGCCCCCGGCAGCGCCGAGGCCATCAAGTTCCTCCAGCGCCCCTACCCCTACTCCATCGCAAAAGCGCGCAAGGTGCTCGGTTACGAACCAAAAGTCTCTCTCAAGGAAGGCATGCAGCGCACCGAGGCGTGGCTCTATCTCAACGG carries:
- a CDS encoding NAD(P)-dependent oxidoreductase, with product MDLSDKTIAITGIGGFIGLRMAERAIERGMSVKGLDLSPEAARRARALGADVIVGSVNDGKRVARMCADADVVFHTAAVVEEGGSMELFRKVNVEGTRTVAAAALEADAMRFVHLSSVMVYGFKFPPYVTEEGPLRGENNPYCQTKIESEAAAMEYHKPGHMEVIIIRPGDVYGPGSAPWVLRPLQMMKAGQFALFDGGRGTMNHVYVDNLLDGIFLALEKDATGEPFNLTDGCDTSWAEYFGYLSRMAGRKKLRSIPSKIARPAFEMIEKVFGALGKKAPGSAEAIKFLQRPYPYSIAKARKVLGYEPKVSLKEGMQRTEAWLYLNGYL